The DNA sequence GGCGCCGAGAGGAAGCCGGGGACCGGCAGGCCCGAGGCGAAATCCGGGTGCGAGCAGATCGCGGCGTCGTAGTAGAGCAGGTGCGGCTCGAGGAACTCCCAGGCCTCGGGCGTCCGGTGCGAGAGATCGATGTGGCAGCGCCACACCCAGTGCTGGCCCGGTTTTCGCCTCAGCGACGCCAGCGCCGCAGGCTGCGGGTCGTGGATCATGATCAGGTCGCCATCCAGCGCCAGCGTCTTCGCAGCCTCGCGGCTCACGTCCATGAAGTGATCGCGATCCGAGCCCGTCAGCTCGACACGCACGCCGTGCAGCGCGTTGTGGAGTGACTTGGTGATGGCGTAGAAGCGCGCGTCGCCCGGCATCACCTCCCACGCGATCGGCAGCCCCAGCTCCTCGAACAGCCGCACCAGCCGGTGGAGGATCTCGGCCACGCCGCCGCCGGTGGCGGTCGAGTTGACCATCACCAGGCGATGGCCGCGCAGCTCGAAGGCGAGCCGCTCGAGCACCTCGATCGCGTGATCGCCGGCGACGGCGCGATAGCCGTCGACGAGCGACTCGGCGCGGGCTCCGGTTTCCGTGCTCATGACCCCGGGCCGCTCGCCCGCCGAACGCGACGCACCAGGCGCGTCACGGCGTCGCGCCCGGCCTCGCGGCGCGAGACGTCGGGCGAGCGGCCAGCGTCGGCCAGGCGTCGGGGCAACGTGCTCATGCGCCAGCGGCGCAGCACGCGCTCGCGCGCCGCGAGCAGCGCGAGATGGCCGTCCGCGAACTCCGCGAGCAGCGCGGCCAGCCGCTCCTCGCCGCTGGCGCGCAGCCATTCGAGCAACGGAGTTCGACCCGAATCGAACCACGGCTGTTCGACGAGGTGGTAGAACCACACCTCGACGTGCGAGTTCGCGAGATCCTCGAGCAGATCGGCGCCGCTCGAAGGCTCGCGTCCGGTCGCGATCGGGACGGATTCCGCGGACAGGAGCACGAGTGCCGCCTCGTCGGGCACCTCGACGTCGTGACGTGAGCGCGAGACCAGCGCGTCGAGCACCTCGAGCAGCGCCGCGCGCAGCTCGCTCGCCCCGCCGTTGCGGGTTTGGGCCGCGAACGCCAGCCGTTCGGCGGCCTCGCGATCCTGCAGCACGGTCGCCGCCCAGGCCGCAAGATCATCCGGCGGCGGCTCGTCGCCGCTCGGGTGCCGCAGGCGCTGATGCACGCAGTGGTAGAAGAGCGACCGATCGGGGAGCTCGGCGATGGCGGTGCGCAGCGAAGCAAGACCCCGGGCGCGCGGGCCCACCGGGCGTACCAGATGAACGACGCCCGAGAGCGGATGCGCGGCCTTCGCGGCCGGCGGTGCCGCCTCGTTCATCGGGGCGGCTGGCGTTCGGGTTCGTCGAGCGAGCGCAGGTACTCGATCACGAAGTCACGCGCCAGGTCGCGGCAGCCGAGCCCGAAGGCGAGCGCCAGCCCCAGCCCGACTGCGCCCACCGTCACCACGCCGAGCGCCATCACGAACTGTGCCGCGAGTCCGAGCTGCTCGACCGCCAGCAGCGCGGCGAAGCCGGTGAGCACGCCGCTCACCAGCCGCCCGCGCAGTCGGGCGCCGCCGAGGCCGGCGCTCTCGAAGAAGCGGCGGCTGAGGCCACCCAGCACTGCGGCCATCAGTGTGCCGACCGCGAACAGGAATCCGGCGGTGAGAATGCGCGGCAGCACCTCGGCGAGGCGCGATCCCATCGAGGGTCCGGCCGGGACGCCGAGCAGGTCGAGCGCGATCAGGATGGCCACGGTCACCGTGGTCCAGTAGATCGCCCACGCCGCCAGCACCGCCGGTTCGTGCGCCGCCGCGGGGCTGCCACCCAGCAGGCGCTGCATGCCCTGGTTGAAGCGCAGTGCGCGCAGCAGGGCGCGCGTCAGGCCGAACAGGGCGGTGGCGAGCGCCCAGCCCACCAGCACCACCAGCAGCGCGATGCCGAGCTCGATGGCGAAATCGCGCGCCCTTAGGCCGAAGTCCGAGAGTCGCTGGCCGAGGCCGGCCGCGGATGTCACCTGCAGGATCAACATCGGGTGCATGGATTACCTCCCCGGGGAGTTCGGTGGGTCGGGGCCGGCCGGCTCGCCGGCTTCCGCGATTCGGCTCGCCTCGCTCGGGGCGGGCTCGGGCGTCTGCAGACTCAGGCGCAGCGTGGTGTCGAGCACGTCGAGTGCCCAGTCGAAGACATTCCTGCGCAGCACGGTCTCGCGCAGCGCGGCCATGCGTGCCTGGCGCGCCTCGACCGGTTCGCTCAGCGCCGCGTGGCAGACGTCGGCCAGTCCCTCCCGGTCGAAGGGCGACACCACCCAGGCGCGCGCCAGCTCGCGCGCCGCGCCGGTGAACGGCGAAATCACCAGCGCGCCGTCGAGATCGGGAGAGGCGGCGACGTACTCCTTGGCCACCAGATTCATGCCGTCGTGGAGGGCGGTCACCAGGCACAGATCGGCGAGCCGGTAGTAGGGCACCAGCTCGCGGAAGTCCAGATTCCCTTCGATCAGGTGCACGGTCGGGCCTCCGGGTCGCGGGAAGCGCTCGTTCAGTATTCGCACCCAGCGCCGGGTCTCCTGCCGCACGCGCTGATACTCCGGCAGCTCGATGCGCGACGGCACGGCGATCTGGATGAACGCGAAGCGCCCGACCCATTCGGGGTGCTTCTCGAACAGTCGGCCGATCGCGTCGAAGCGCTCAGGCAAACCCTTGGTGTAGTCGAGTCGATCCACGCCCAGACCGACGCGGCAGTCGATCAGTCCGAGCTCCTCGCGGATCGCCGTCGCGCGCGCGCGCGTCGCCGGCGATTCTGCGAGCGTCGAGATCTCTTCGCTGTCCACCGAGATCGGAAAGCTGCGTACCCAGGTTCGCCGGCCGCCTCGATCCACCGCCATCCGTTCGCGATGGATGCGCGCCTCGAGCGTATTGGCCACGCCGTCGAGAAAATTCAGCGCGTGCAGATCGAGATGGAACCCGACGACGTCATTGGCGAGCATTCCCTCGAGCAGCTCGCGCCCCCACGGCAGAACGCGAAACACCTCGGGATTGGGCCACGGGATGTGCCAGAACATCGCCACCTGCAGGTCGGGGCGCTTCTGCTTGATGAATCGGGCGCACAGCGCGAGGTGGTAGTCCTGGAGCAGAACGATCGATGGCCGGTCGCCGACCTCCTCGAGCGCGGCCTCGGCG is a window from the Candidatus Sulfotelmatobacter sp. genome containing:
- a CDS encoding DUF5752 family protein, producing MNEAAPPAAKAAHPLSGVVHLVRPVGPRARGLASLRTAIAELPDRSLFYHCVHQRLRHPSGDEPPPDDLAAWAATVLQDREAAERLAFAAQTRNGGASELRAALLEVLDALVSRSRHDVEVPDEAALVLLSAESVPIATGREPSSGADLLEDLANSHVEVWFYHLVEQPWFDSGRTPLLEWLRASGEERLAALLAEFADGHLALLAARERVLRRWRMSTLPRRLADAGRSPDVSRREAGRDAVTRLVRRVRRASGPGS
- a CDS encoding trehalose-6-phosphate synthase, with translation MQIPSRLRSALGRAATRTRMRADSPPRTSRQQLAEWARAHLPGRQLVVVSNREPYSHQRHGGEIGWVRNAGGLTVALDAVAQALGGTWVAHGSGNADREVVDEHDRVGCPPDHPRYQLRRIWLSDEDHRRYYSGFANSALWPLCHIVYVRPRFRLDDWERYVEVNRRFAEAALEEVGDRPSIVLLQDYHLALCARFIKQKRPDLQVAMFWHIPWPNPEVFRVLPWGRELLEGMLANDVVGFHLDLHALNFLDGVANTLEARIHRERMAVDRGGRRTWVRSFPISVDSEEISTLAESPATRARATAIREELGLIDCRVGLGVDRLDYTKGLPERFDAIGRLFEKHPEWVGRFAFIQIAVPSRIELPEYQRVRQETRRWVRILNERFPRPGGPTVHLIEGNLDFRELVPYYRLADLCLVTALHDGMNLVAKEYVAASPDLDGALVISPFTGAARELARAWVVSPFDREGLADVCHAALSEPVEARQARMAALRETVLRRNVFDWALDVLDTTLRLSLQTPEPAPSEASRIAEAGEPAGPDPPNSPGR